The Limosilactobacillus panis DNA segment TCTGTGGATAATCGGGGTGGTGCTCGGCAAGACCATCACGACCATCTTTCCCGACTGGATCACAGGCCTGATGGGCTTTGTCCTCTTATACCTCGCCTTTCGTTCGGACAATCAGGAGGTTCAGGAGGCCAAGAACGGTATCTTTAAAATATTTTTCCTTTGCCTGAGCCTCGGTGGCGATAACCTGGCAATCTATATTCCATGGGCGGGGCCTTTGCATATGTCAGCAATTCTGCTCATTACGGCCGTATTTTTGGTGAGCTCGGTCATTGCCATTTACCTGATAAAGTTGATATCAAACTTGCGACCATTGACGTTTGTTTTGGAAAAGTACGGCAGTTATTGTACAAGAATTATATATTTTTGCGCTGGCCTTTATATTATTTTTAACAGCCGCGTGCTGGAGCACATTGTCGCTCTGTTGTGAGTAAGGAAGTGATAAGATGGTAAATATTGGTGTCCTGGTTGGGAGCCTTAGTAAACATTCTTATAGTCAAAAAATTGCTAATTATTTGATGACGCGGTCACAGGCGGTCAAATTTGTGCAAGTCAACTATGATATTTTGCCGCTATATAACCCCGACCTGGAAAAGAAGCCGCCACTGGAATGGCAAGTTTTCCGGAAGGTAATCGATAAGATGGATGCGCTCCTTATCGTCACCCAGGAATACAATTTCTCAATCCCGGGTGGGTTAAAGAATGCGATTGACGTTGTCTCGGTACCTTCACCGCGTCCCCACATTTATCACAAGCCGGTCTTGCTGGTGACGGACTCGTCGGGGAGCCGTGGTGGGGCGAACGCCAATGCCCATATCCAGCAGATGCTGCGCTACATGGGGATGGACGTGATGAACGCGTTTATTACGATTGGCAATGTTCAACAGGACTTTGACGCCAACGACCAGCTGATTAACCACGATGTGATGAAAGAATTAGATAACTCCCTGAATGATTTCATTAAGGGACTAGATACCAAGTAGGGTGTCGAATGGGCTCATGTCTTCGGACGTGTGCCTTTTTTCTTAGGCTCTTCGTCGATTGGTAGGATGAAAAGAGTAAGTAGCCAACAAGGCTATAATGTACTAAATATACAGATGAAATAGAAAATTCATCTTATACTTAGGGCATTATAGCCTGTCTTCCCGGTCTATTTCTATTTGTGTAAGGATGGGCGACCTTCTCCGGCAGCCACTAATCGTTTTTTAGTGCTTCCCGTACTTGGTTGATGTTTTGCCCCGTCATTGATGAGATGGGGATGACTTTTTTGACGCCCGCGCTGAGCAGCAATTTGCGGGAGTACTCAATATCATCAGCCGTGGCCTTGTCAATCTTGGTCACAAGTCCCAGGGTTGGCTTAGGAAAGGCGGAACAGAAGCCGGCTGGATAGATGAGGCGGCGGTCCGTCGCACTTTGCAAGAGGACTACGATGTCGGCATCAGTTGACGTTGTCCGTAGGTAGCGCATCATATTGTGGTGCTCCATGTATTCGCCGGGAGTATCGATAAAATTAGCCGAGAACTCCATTGCTTGGGTTTTATCATACTTGATTTGCTGGTTCTTGAGTCGCTGCATTAATGTGGTCTTACCACAACCGATGGGGCCAATCAACATTGCACGTTTCATTAGTATCACCTCACACCCTCATCATACTATTAATTAACACAAATAACAGTGCTTTCACCCTAGTCAACCCGAAACTTGCTATCACCAGTTTCAAGGACTTCCATCGTAGCGTCTAGGCCGCCTTCGACGAGGTTCTTAACGGCCTCGTCGGTGTAGTAGGCGATGTGGGGTGAGTAGATGATCTTGTCGTTATCGAGGACCTTTTGGAATAGGTCGTCGTCAAGCTGCTTTCCCCGCATGTCATTAGGAACGTAGGGGCCTTCTTTTTCGTAGACGTCTAGTCCAGCCGAATCAAGCAGCCCCTCATCCAAGGCTCGCAGGAGGTCGGCAGTATTGACGAGGGCACCGCGGGCCATATTAACCAGGATAGCTCCCGGTTTGAACTGCTTGAATAGGTCGTAATTGAACATGTGGTGGTTCTCAGCGGTGGCGGGCATGTGGATGGTGACAATGTCGGCGTCCTTAACCGCGGCGTTGACGGAATCCTGGTAGTCAATGAAGGAACGGAGTTGGACGTTTGGGTAGAGGTCGTAGCCAACGACCTTAGCGCCAAAGCCGTGGAAGAGCTTGGCGGTCAAAGCCCCAATGTGGCCGGTTCCGATAACGGCCACGGTCATGTTACCGACAACCCGGCCCTGAATTGGCGGCTGCCAGGTGAAGTTGTGTTCCCTGACTCGTTGCTGGATTCGCGGTACCCGCCGGACCAGGTCTAAGGCGGTCGTCACCGCGTACTCGGCGATTGATTCGGGTGAATAACTCGGGATGTTAGTGATGATGATCCCATTCTTCTTGGCCTTTGCTAGGTCGTACATATCAAAGCCGGCACTCCGTTGGGCAATTTGTTTGATGCCAAATGACTTTAACTTTGCGTAGGCGTCTTCGGGTAGGTCCGCGACTTGCAGGGTTGTGACCCCGTCGTAGCCCTTGATTCCGTCGACGGTCTGTTCATCGATGATTTCGTCCGTCATATCAACCCTAACGTGGTGGGTACGGGCCCACTGTTGGGCGATTGGTTGCTCCTCGGCGCGGGCGCCAAACATCTTGATCTTTGTCATTTAAAATTC contains these protein-coding regions:
- a CDS encoding cadmium resistance transporter; the protein is MSMLAIIMVYVGINIDTFIALLFVIRRYRILTPMVGFILAEMVLWIIGVVLGKTITTIFPDWITGLMGFVLLYLAFRSDNQEVQEAKNGIFKIFFLCLSLGGDNLAIYIPWAGPLHMSAILLITAVFLVSSVIAIYLIKLISNLRPLTFVLEKYGSYCTRIIYFCAGLYIIFNSRVLEHIVALL
- a CDS encoding NADPH-dependent FMN reductase produces the protein MVNIGVLVGSLSKHSYSQKIANYLMTRSQAVKFVQVNYDILPLYNPDLEKKPPLEWQVFRKVIDKMDALLIVTQEYNFSIPGGLKNAIDVVSVPSPRPHIYHKPVLLVTDSSGSRGGANANAHIQQMLRYMGMDVMNAFITIGNVQQDFDANDQLINHDVMKELDNSLNDFIKGLDTK
- a CDS encoding EutP/PduV family microcompartment system protein, with the protein product MKRAMLIGPIGCGKTTLMQRLKNQQIKYDKTQAMEFSANFIDTPGEYMEHHNMMRYLRTTSTDADIVVLLQSATDRRLIYPAGFCSAFPKPTLGLVTKIDKATADDIEYSRKLLLSAGVKKVIPISSMTGQNINQVREALKND
- a CDS encoding D-2-hydroxyacid dehydrogenase; translation: MTKIKMFGARAEEQPIAQQWARTHHVRVDMTDEIIDEQTVDGIKGYDGVTTLQVADLPEDAYAKLKSFGIKQIAQRSAGFDMYDLAKAKKNGIIITNIPSYSPESIAEYAVTTALDLVRRVPRIQQRVREHNFTWQPPIQGRVVGNMTVAVIGTGHIGALTAKLFHGFGAKVVGYDLYPNVQLRSFIDYQDSVNAAVKDADIVTIHMPATAENHHMFNYDLFKQFKPGAILVNMARGALVNTADLLRALDEGLLDSAGLDVYEKEGPYVPNDMRGKQLDDDLFQKVLDNDKIIYSPHIAYYTDEAVKNLVEGGLDATMEVLETGDSKFRVD